Proteins encoded by one window of Chryseobacterium sp. POL2:
- the serS gene encoding serine--tRNA ligase, with the protein MLQVNFLREEKERVIEGLKKRHFKNLELVDAAISADDNRKKLQFDLDSQLAEMNKISKEIGIMMKEGRKDDAEAAKSQTAQYKESSKELQQQLNDAEKTLLDILYQIPNIPNDKVVAGSSEEDNQNIYQSTPVEGLGEGAIPHWELAKKYNLIDFELGVKIAGAGFPVYLGKGARLQRALVQYFLDKNTDAGYLEVNPPHVVNEASGYGTGQLPDKEGQMYYVGADDLYLIPTAEVPVTNIYRDVILDEKDLPIKNTAFSQCYRREAGSYGAHVRGLNRLHQFEKVEIVRIEKPENSYAVLEEMVEHIKSILEDLELPYRILRLCGGDTGFASAMTYDFEVWSAAQEKWLEVSSVSNFETFQANRLKCRYKTEGKTQLVHTLNGSAMALPRIMAALLENNQTPEGIRLPKKIAEYARFELIN; encoded by the coding sequence ATGTTACAAGTTAATTTTTTACGCGAAGAAAAAGAGCGCGTTATTGAAGGTTTAAAGAAACGTCATTTCAAAAATTTAGAATTGGTAGATGCTGCCATTTCCGCAGACGACAACAGAAAAAAACTTCAATTCGACCTTGACTCCCAACTTGCTGAAATGAACAAAATTTCGAAAGAAATTGGCATCATGATGAAAGAAGGCAGAAAGGACGACGCCGAAGCTGCAAAATCCCAAACTGCGCAGTACAAAGAGTCGAGTAAAGAATTGCAACAGCAACTAAATGATGCTGAAAAAACTTTGTTAGATATTCTTTATCAAATCCCAAACATCCCGAACGATAAAGTTGTTGCGGGTAGTTCTGAAGAAGACAATCAAAACATCTATCAATCAACACCAGTAGAAGGACTTGGCGAAGGCGCAATCCCACATTGGGAACTCGCAAAAAAATACAATCTTATCGATTTTGAATTGGGTGTAAAAATAGCTGGTGCTGGCTTCCCCGTTTATCTAGGAAAAGGTGCAAGATTGCAACGTGCTTTGGTGCAATATTTCTTGGACAAAAACACCGATGCTGGCTATCTGGAAGTTAATCCGCCACATGTTGTTAACGAAGCTTCTGGCTACGGAACGGGACAATTACCAGATAAAGAAGGACAGATGTATTATGTTGGTGCAGACGATTTGTATCTGATTCCTACTGCGGAAGTTCCGGTAACCAACATTTATCGTGATGTTATCTTGGACGAAAAAGATCTGCCTATCAAAAACACAGCTTTCTCACAATGTTACAGAAGAGAAGCAGGAAGTTATGGTGCGCACGTAAGAGGTCTTAACCGTCTTCATCAATTCGAAAAGGTGGAAATCGTAAGAATTGAAAAACCAGAAAATTCTTATGCTGTTCTTGAAGAAATGGTAGAGCATATCAAATCTATTCTTGAAGATCTAGAATTACCATACAGAATTTTAAGACTTTGTGGTGGCGATACGGGTTTTGCCTCTGCGATGACTTATGATTTTGAAGTTTGGAGTGCTGCACAAGAAAAATGGTTAGAAGTAAGTTCTGTTTCTAATTTTGAAACCTTCCAAGCTAACCGTTTGAAATGCCGTTACAAAACTGAGGGCAAAACACAATTGGTGCACACATTAAATGGTTCTGCAATGGCGCTTCCAAGAATTATGGCGGCTTTGTTGGAAAACAACCAAACACCTGAAGGCATCAGACTTCCAAAGAAAATTGCCGAATACGCAAGATTTGAATTGATTAATTAG
- a CDS encoding oligosaccharide flippase family protein — MNSLKEFLNNFFNNKGHFVFLSFLIAKICGFLSSIVIIKLLPENEFGILSIVLSVFAIFLPFAGLGSNQILLRYGSLHDEEDKRKLSSYLFFKGFFYEIVLVAIFIGFSMFYMEKYDDILTIFLFCGVRLFGFYFLNHIQTFYRITGRNNIFARINNVNNIGGFILLFLLTYYWGFYGYLTAMALMPFSSLFWLKKEMFSFKKSLFPNTRELWRFGIFTAFTSVISETLFSLDILLLSFLMNETAVANYKVAILLPSNIPFLAISFMQSDYPRLTKNHKDKAFLTSYLRNYYKLFIPICIFIFGFFYFFKTDLLQLFFGKTYIENGNLLMILLFGFCFGMLSRNIYGNLLPAVGKIEINTWVSAISLLLLTLISFQLVKEFGLIGMGISLTTILVWEGLIYFFFFTKYLKSL; from the coding sequence ATGAATAGCTTGAAAGAATTTTTAAATAATTTTTTCAATAATAAAGGGCATTTTGTTTTCTTATCTTTTTTGATTGCAAAAATTTGTGGGTTTTTATCCTCAATTGTCATCATAAAATTATTGCCAGAAAATGAATTCGGAATTCTCAGCATCGTGCTATCCGTATTCGCAATATTTTTACCATTTGCAGGATTAGGAAGCAACCAAATTCTCTTGAGATACGGCTCCTTGCATGATGAAGAAGACAAAAGAAAACTATCGTCTTATCTTTTCTTCAAAGGCTTTTTCTACGAAATCGTATTGGTCGCAATTTTTATTGGTTTTTCTATGTTTTACATGGAAAAATACGATGACATCCTGACTATATTTTTATTTTGTGGCGTAAGGCTTTTCGGATTTTATTTTCTGAATCATATACAGACTTTTTACAGAATAACAGGCCGAAATAACATTTTTGCAAGAATCAATAATGTTAATAATATTGGTGGATTTATTCTGCTTTTTTTACTGACATATTATTGGGGATTTTACGGTTATTTGACCGCGATGGCGCTGATGCCTTTCTCCTCTTTATTTTGGTTAAAAAAGGAAATGTTCAGTTTCAAAAAAAGCCTCTTTCCTAACACGCGCGAATTATGGCGCTTCGGGATTTTCACAGCATTCACGTCTGTTATTTCCGAAACTTTATTTTCATTAGACATTTTGTTATTAAGTTTTTTAATGAACGAAACCGCTGTCGCCAATTATAAAGTCGCTATTTTGTTACCTTCGAACATTCCGTTTCTTGCGATAAGTTTTATGCAGAGCGATTATCCAAGACTTACAAAAAACCATAAAGACAAAGCATTTTTGACGTCCTATTTAAGAAACTATTACAAATTATTCATCCCGATTTGTATTTTTATTTTCGGCTTTTTTTACTTTTTTAAAACAGATCTTCTTCAGTTATTTTTTGGAAAAACATATATTGAAAACGGCAACTTGCTCATGATTCTATTATTTGGTTTTTGCTTTGGAATGCTCTCTCGCAACATTTACGGAAACCTTTTGCCAGCAGTAGGAAAAATAGAAATTAACACGTGGGTGTCGGCGATATCGTTGCTTCTTTTGACACTTATTTCGTTCCAGTTGGTTAAAGAATTTGGCTTAATCGGTATGGGAATTTCCTTAACTACGATTTTGGTTTGGGAAGGCTTAATTTATTTTTTCTTCTTTACAAAATACCTTAAGAGTCTTTAA
- a CDS encoding glycosyltransferase family 4 protein translates to MKILFISSWFPNRLEPTNGNFVQRHAQAVALKHEVEILHAIGDFNQKEKFIFDDQMINGIRTLIVYYKNTNNPATNFLRRMKAYKLGFSKLKKPDLVHANVLHNNMLFAVYLKKKYKIPFVVTEHWTALQKDNHAKTSQFIIKIAKYIASKANFVMPVSNNLKESLSQLGIKTPMKIITNVVSTEVFDISEQKFPKQNFRFLHVSSLIDRKRPLEIIEVVAKLHQNNYKVQLEIGGDGDIVPLQNKIKQLNANAFIEVFGAISYQEVAKKMQNSDCFILFSDNETQGCVILESYACGVPVVSTEVGGAKEFIIENFAVGVEKANQEDLYNKLEKIVSGEIRFADPNKIREYAVENFSQEAIARQFDDIYQQTINQHATLKSHE, encoded by the coding sequence TTGAAAATACTTTTCATTTCTTCTTGGTTTCCTAACAGATTAGAACCTACCAATGGTAATTTTGTGCAACGTCATGCCCAAGCTGTGGCGCTGAAACACGAAGTTGAAATCCTCCATGCTATTGGCGATTTTAACCAAAAGGAGAAATTCATATTCGATGACCAAATGATTAATGGCATTCGGACTTTGATTGTTTATTACAAAAACACAAACAATCCTGCCACGAATTTTCTGAGAAGAATGAAAGCTTACAAATTGGGCTTTTCAAAATTGAAAAAACCAGATTTGGTGCACGCTAACGTGTTGCATAACAATATGCTTTTTGCGGTTTACTTAAAGAAAAAATACAAGATTCCTTTTGTTGTTACCGAACATTGGACCGCTTTACAAAAAGACAATCATGCCAAGACTTCCCAGTTTATTATTAAAATTGCTAAATACATTGCTTCCAAAGCTAACTTTGTAATGCCTGTAAGCAACAATCTGAAAGAAAGCCTTTCTCAACTTGGAATAAAAACGCCGATGAAGATTATCACAAATGTTGTATCGACAGAGGTTTTCGACATTAGTGAGCAGAAGTTTCCAAAACAGAATTTCAGATTTTTGCATGTTTCTAGTTTAATAGACAGAAAAAGGCCTTTGGAAATTATAGAAGTTGTTGCCAAATTGCACCAAAACAATTATAAAGTACAACTGGAAATTGGCGGTGACGGCGATATCGTGCCTTTACAAAACAAAATAAAACAACTTAACGCAAACGCTTTCATCGAAGTTTTTGGTGCCATTTCTTATCAGGAAGTTGCCAAAAAAATGCAAAACTCCGATTGTTTCATTCTTTTCAGCGATAACGAAACGCAAGGTTGTGTCATTTTAGAATCTTATGCTTGTGGCGTTCCTGTTGTGTCAACAGAAGTTGGTGGCGCCAAAGAGTTTATAATAGAAAATTTTGCCGTTGGTGTCGAAAAAGCCAATCAAGAGGATTTGTACAATAAACTAGAAAAAATTGTTTCTGGAGAAATCCGCTTTGCAGATCCAAATAAAATCCGAGAATATGCGGTAGAAAATTTTTCTCAAGAGGCGATTGCAAGGCAATTTGACGACATCTACCAGCAGACTATTAACCAACATGCTACACTGAAATCACATGAATAG
- a CDS encoding (Fe-S)-binding protein has protein sequence MDFTIKTMAEYAAEGKSPEVLFWVGCAGSFDDRAKKITKAFCKILNKIGVEFAVLGQEESCTGDPAKRAGNEFIFQMMALTNIEILNAYDVKKIVTACPHCFNTLKNEYPSLGGKYEVLHHTQFLKQLMEEGRLKIEGGQFKGKKITFHDPCYLGRGNGEYEAPRMLLEKLDAELVEMKRCKTNGLCCGAGGAQMFKEPEKGNKDINVERTEEALAEQPKVIATGCPFCNTMMTDGVKHFNKTEEVQVKDIVELIAEADDL, from the coding sequence ATGGATTTCACTATAAAAACAATGGCAGAATATGCTGCCGAAGGAAAATCACCAGAAGTTTTGTTTTGGGTAGGTTGTGCAGGAAGTTTTGACGACCGCGCCAAAAAAATCACCAAAGCCTTTTGTAAAATTCTAAACAAAATAGGTGTTGAATTTGCAGTTCTTGGACAAGAAGAATCTTGCACAGGAGATCCTGCAAAACGTGCTGGCAACGAATTTATTTTCCAAATGATGGCACTTACAAACATCGAAATTCTTAACGCTTACGATGTTAAAAAAATCGTTACAGCTTGTCCGCATTGTTTCAACACCTTGAAAAACGAATATCCAAGTCTTGGCGGAAAATATGAAGTTCTTCACCACACGCAGTTTCTAAAACAACTGATGGAAGAAGGCCGTCTGAAGATAGAAGGTGGACAATTTAAAGGTAAAAAAATCACTTTCCATGACCCTTGCTATTTAGGAAGAGGCAATGGCGAATACGAAGCACCAAGAATGCTTTTAGAAAAGCTAGATGCCGAACTGGTAGAAATGAAACGTTGCAAAACCAATGGGCTTTGTTGTGGTGCTGGCGGTGCGCAAATGTTCAAAGAGCCAGAAAAAGGCAACAAAGACATTAACGTTGAGAGAACCGAAGAGGCGCTTGCAGAGCAACCAAAAGTCATCGCAACAGGTTGTCCTTTCTGTAATACCATGATGACAGATGGCGTGAAGCATTTCAACAAAACCGAAGAAGTACAAGTCAAAGATATTGTAGAACTTATTGCCGAAGCAGACGACTTGTAA
- a CDS encoding (Fe-S)-binding protein, whose amino-acid sequence MQYIDNIIFVILLILGFGMFAKSLQKIYRNINLGKDINRSDRKSERWATMTRVALGQSKMGKRPIAAILHVFVYVGFVIINIELLEIIVDGIFGTHRFLHSILGDTFYNVFTATLEVLAILVIFAVVVFFIRRNIVGVKRLTMKELVGWPKDDANIILIIEFALMMAFFKLNASESILQARGFYEAAGYFPISDMLFVPILEWFNFDNGFLVLVEKAAWWFHFVGILIFMNYLYYSKHLHIILAFPSTWYANLDPKGEFNNLESVTKEIKLMMDPNADPYAAPAEDQAEVPSKFGAEDVFDLNKVQLLNAYSCTECGRCTANCPANITGKELSPRLIMMKTRDRLEEVGKNMDANGGKFVDDGKKLLNDYITKEELWACTTCNACTEACPILLDPLSIIFEMRRFLVMEQSAAPQELNMMMTNVENNAAPWQYNQADRLNWANEN is encoded by the coding sequence ATGCAGTATATTGACAACATCATTTTTGTAATTCTTTTGATTCTTGGTTTTGGCATGTTTGCGAAAAGCTTACAAAAGATTTATAGAAATATCAACCTTGGTAAAGACATTAACAGATCCGACAGAAAGTCCGAACGTTGGGCAACCATGACACGTGTAGCTTTAGGACAAAGCAAAATGGGAAAACGCCCTATTGCAGCCATTTTACACGTATTTGTCTATGTTGGATTCGTAATTATTAACATCGAATTGTTAGAAATAATTGTCGATGGAATTTTCGGGACACATCGCTTTTTACATTCTATTTTAGGAGATACATTTTATAACGTCTTTACAGCAACTTTAGAAGTATTGGCTATTTTAGTAATCTTTGCAGTTGTTGTATTCTTTATCAGAAGAAACATTGTTGGCGTAAAACGTTTAACAATGAAAGAACTTGTCGGCTGGCCAAAAGATGATGCCAACATCATTTTGATTATCGAGTTTGCTTTGATGATGGCATTCTTCAAACTAAATGCTTCAGAATCTATTCTTCAGGCAAGAGGCTTTTATGAAGCCGCAGGTTATTTTCCAATAAGCGACATGCTGTTCGTTCCTATTTTGGAATGGTTCAACTTTGACAACGGCTTCTTAGTTCTTGTAGAAAAAGCAGCATGGTGGTTCCATTTTGTAGGGATTTTAATCTTCATGAATTACCTTTATTATTCTAAACATTTACATATCATCTTGGCATTTCCAAGTACTTGGTATGCGAATCTTGATCCAAAAGGCGAATTCAACAATTTGGAATCTGTAACCAAAGAAATCAAATTAATGATGGATCCCAACGCTGATCCATACGCGGCGCCAGCTGAAGACCAAGCAGAAGTGCCATCAAAGTTCGGAGCCGAAGATGTTTTTGATCTTAATAAAGTTCAGCTTCTTAACGCTTATTCGTGTACAGAATGTGGTCGTTGTACCGCTAACTGTCCTGCCAATATTACTGGGAAAGAATTATCACCGCGTTTGATAATGATGAAGACACGTGACCGCCTAGAAGAAGTCGGCAAGAATATGGACGCCAACGGCGGCAAATTTGTGGACGATGGTAAAAAATTATTAAACGATTACATTACCAAAGAAGAACTTTGGGCCTGTACAACTTGTAATGCTTGTACCGAAGCTTGTCCTATCCTACTCGATCCTTTATCCATTATTTTTGAAATGAGACGATTCTTGGTTATGGAACAATCCGCAGCGCCACAAGAACTGAATATGATGATGACCAATGTTGAGAACAATGCTGCACCTTGGCAATACAACCAAGCGGACAGACTCAACTGGGCAAACGAAAACTAA
- a CDS encoding MlaD family protein: MKFSKELKAGLIAIFAVISFVILYQFMKGKNIFSTDNQYYIKYDNVEGLAKSNPVSINGLRVGQVSDIKPIPTTSGDIHFVVEITVNDRFEFSKQSKVEIFEPGLMSGKELRINLAKGNILAKDGDTLMGNFQLSMLNSLASQVGPVKDQVASVLTKLDSTMVSANKLVDEQNRQQIKLLLANLNQTVAAFKTTADQTNRLLANNEAGIHSVLDNTNKTLQSTKTTVEKFGTVADNVDVKKLNSAIDNLSTTADKLNSVISGIQNGEGSLGKLTKDEELYNNLNKTSNSLNALIEDLKANPKRYINISVFGKK; this comes from the coding sequence GTGAAGTTTAGTAAAGAATTAAAGGCGGGTCTTATCGCAATATTTGCGGTTATTTCCTTTGTCATATTGTATCAATTTATGAAAGGGAAAAACATCTTCTCTACCGATAATCAATATTACATTAAATACGATAACGTTGAAGGTTTAGCAAAATCAAATCCAGTTTCCATCAATGGATTACGTGTAGGTCAGGTTTCTGACATCAAACCTATCCCGACGACTTCTGGCGACATCCACTTTGTCGTTGAAATTACTGTGAACGACAGATTCGAATTTTCTAAACAGTCTAAAGTAGAAATCTTTGAGCCAGGCTTAATGTCTGGCAAAGAGCTTAGGATTAATTTAGCCAAAGGAAATATCCTTGCTAAAGACGGTGACACTTTGATGGGGAATTTCCAACTATCAATGTTAAACTCTTTAGCCTCACAAGTCGGACCTGTAAAAGACCAAGTTGCTAGCGTTCTTACAAAACTAGACTCAACTATGGTAAGTGCAAACAAATTGGTAGATGAACAAAATCGCCAACAGATAAAACTACTTTTAGCCAACCTAAACCAAACGGTTGCAGCTTTCAAAACAACAGCTGACCAAACTAACAGACTTTTAGCGAATAACGAAGCTGGCATCCATTCGGTACTTGATAATACCAACAAAACTCTACAGTCTACAAAAACAACAGTAGAAAAATTCGGGACAGTTGCCGACAATGTTGATGTTAAAAAACTGAACTCTGCCATTGACAATCTTAGCACAACAGCAGACAAACTGAATTCTGTTATTTCTGGCATACAAAATGGAGAAGGTTCTCTTGGAAAGCTTACCAAAGATGAAGAACTTTACAACAATCTGAACAAAACATCTAACAGTCTTAACGCTTTAATAGAAGATCTTAAAGCTAACCCTAAACGTTACATTAACATTTCTGTATTTGGAAAAAAATAA